In Leptodesmis sichuanensis A121, the following are encoded in one genomic region:
- a CDS encoding CopG family ribbon-helix-helix protein: MANSPLISIRIPPETLARIDQLAQKRYPSRRTGKKPNRSQVILDAIEQFLDQYELQEAALTNTEFNPANSVEPLIPIQISKDEQLVTRSDSNYQVIHAMEADQPSELNLPDELTDYKTDWPPSTNQFPEIPADMKVSSTRKYIDWWLDYFSYVGKLTKPWFISKH; this comes from the coding sequence ATGGCCAATTCCCCACTCATATCAATTCGTATTCCACCAGAAACCTTAGCGCGGATTGACCAACTGGCGCAAAAGCGGTATCCCTCTCGACGAACCGGGAAAAAACCCAATCGATCGCAGGTAATTCTGGACGCGATCGAGCAATTTTTAGACCAGTACGAATTGCAGGAAGCCGCACTCACGAATACCGAGTTTAACCCTGCGAATTCAGTTGAGCCACTGATACCCATCCAGATCTCAAAAGACGAACAATTGGTTACGCGATCGGATTCTAACTATCAAGTAATTCACGCGATGGAAGCAGACCAACCGAGTGAATTAAACTTGCCAGATGAACTTACTGACTACAAAACCGATTGGCCTCCGTCTACTAATCAATTCCCTGAGATTCCAGCGGATATGAAAGTTTCTTCAACCCGCAAATACATTGATTGGTGGCTAGATTATTTCTCTTACGTGGGTAAGTTGACTAAACCCTGGTTCATTTCTAAACACTAA
- a CDS encoding nSTAND1 domain-containing NTPase yields the protein MTTPSWNAQQAVPPMLRGQRMLAAIVFTDGVGFSTRMAADEENTLKLIQRDLQTMMELCQQFEGQVLKTTGDGLLMAFTSAVQAVECAVAIQRAIADMVAQFPPQDTLAHRIGIHLGDVFFSENDVMGNGVNIAARLQTKAEPGGICISQMVYDLVKNQLDLKATYLGPQQLKNIQEPVPAYQILVAPASETPTALTSPTRERVEPELASPYKGLKKFEPEDKDRFFGRDQLVASLVTELEHGQMILLLGASGSGKSSVVRAGVIPRLAEKWGSGFVALMFTPDEDPFESLYASLLSKYKQSEVKPVRQGKADTLVQLVKTLKRPNEHWLIFVDQFEEVFTLAAAERRNQFIDSLVQLLRLPDRTVTVMLTMRADFLDHFSPYPNLGKLTQRQIRLMTDMQRDELWLAIKQPAARQGVMFEEGLIAEILKDVQGQAGYLPLLQYTLDLLWESERRNGSLQDRILHTRTYRELGGVRGALQKRVDQIYESLPEPKQAAVKQIFLRLVSIENTQEVGTIAKAVSRRAYRSEFTGELVNSTLDELINQNLLVSNDADRLQPTVEVAHEALLDSWQLLKDWIADAHQVIVIKHRLAEDVAHWQELQRADAARADEELWSGSKLEQALELRREKIFDGALGGLSAEENHFIDASVGRRDRQRRKTLLIFISFSAVALGLAVAAGWQSWRAETQRRQAIVGHIDTLSLSSDSLFKSNQELDALMESLKAVKKLETASWVDDATRNQAQLALQQAVYGIRERNHLEGHTQAVYSVVFSPDGQMLASTSEDGTIRLWDKDGRSLHVLKGNGDPVYAVAFSPDGKTIASAGADKAITLWSRDGQKLKTLQGHTRPIWSVKFSPDGRMIASASDDKTIRLWRADGHPIRRLQGHTDEVNTVNFSPDGKMLVSGGSDRTLRLWTIEGRPLRVLQGHTDRILSVNFSPDGQQIASGGDDKTVRLWQTASGQLLKTLKRHNDSVNSVRFSPDGKLLASASWDNTIQLWTRDGRELATFLGHRSYVNNINFSPDSKLIASASGDTTVKLWDITEGQEVKTLRGHNDDIKSVNFSPDGQTIASTSVDETIRLWSFNGQEPTVLKQHLASVNGIIFSPDGKLLASASADYTIKLWSRDGRELKTLAGHRDYINSVSFSPDGKNLVSGSADRTVKLWSIDGRELKTFTGHSSFVNSVAVSPDGKTIASASADYTIKLWSVDGQELKTLRGHTSYVNGVTFSPDGKWIASASADDMVKLWSADGQEVRTLRGHRSPVNSVRFSPDSQTLASASADNTIKLWNLEGQELKTLQGHKGSVVTLAFSPDGKTIASGSEDKTIKLWKTETFSFHTLVERGCRWLQPYLNTSPKLRDSDRQLCRAINP from the coding sequence ATGACTACTCCTTCCTGGAACGCTCAGCAAGCCGTCCCACCGATGCTGCGAGGACAGCGGATGTTAGCCGCGATCGTCTTTACGGATGGAGTGGGGTTCAGTACTCGCATGGCCGCGGATGAAGAAAATACTCTGAAGCTGATTCAGCGGGATTTGCAAACCATGATGGAACTGTGTCAGCAGTTTGAGGGCCAGGTGCTGAAAACGACTGGGGATGGTTTACTGATGGCCTTTACCAGTGCGGTGCAGGCCGTAGAGTGTGCGGTGGCGATTCAACGAGCGATCGCAGACATGGTGGCCCAGTTTCCTCCGCAAGATACCCTGGCTCACCGGATTGGCATTCACCTGGGCGATGTCTTTTTCAGTGAAAACGATGTCATGGGGAATGGGGTCAATATTGCTGCCCGTTTACAGACGAAAGCAGAACCGGGTGGAATTTGCATTTCCCAGATGGTCTACGATCTGGTGAAAAACCAACTGGATCTGAAGGCAACTTATCTTGGCCCCCAGCAACTCAAGAACATTCAGGAACCTGTTCCCGCTTATCAAATTCTGGTGGCTCCTGCCTCCGAAACGCCAACTGCTCTGACCTCACCGACTAGAGAGCGTGTAGAACCGGAATTAGCTTCTCCCTATAAAGGATTGAAAAAATTTGAGCCAGAGGATAAGGATCGATTTTTTGGCCGCGATCAACTGGTGGCCAGCTTAGTGACCGAGTTAGAGCACGGCCAGATGATTTTGTTGCTGGGAGCTTCTGGGAGTGGCAAATCCTCAGTGGTGAGGGCGGGTGTCATTCCCCGGTTAGCAGAAAAGTGGGGCAGTGGCTTTGTGGCCCTGATGTTTACCCCGGATGAGGATCCCTTTGAGTCGTTGTATGCCAGCTTGCTCAGTAAGTATAAGCAATCCGAAGTGAAGCCAGTGCGGCAGGGGAAAGCGGATACACTGGTGCAATTGGTTAAGACGTTGAAGCGGCCCAACGAACACTGGCTAATTTTTGTTGACCAGTTTGAGGAAGTGTTTACTCTGGCGGCGGCAGAACGGCGCAATCAGTTTATCGATAGTCTGGTGCAATTGCTGCGTCTGCCCGATCGCACCGTTACGGTGATGCTGACGATGCGGGCCGATTTTCTAGATCATTTCAGCCCCTATCCGAATCTGGGCAAATTAACGCAGCGACAGATTCGCCTGATGACGGATATGCAGCGGGATGAACTGTGGTTGGCGATTAAACAGCCTGCGGCCCGTCAGGGAGTGATGTTTGAAGAAGGGCTGATTGCCGAGATTTTAAAGGATGTGCAGGGACAGGCAGGATATTTGCCATTGTTGCAATACACATTAGATTTGTTGTGGGAGAGCGAACGGCGCAATGGCAGTTTGCAGGATCGGATTTTGCATACCCGCACTTATCGGGAGTTGGGCGGCGTGCGAGGTGCTTTGCAGAAACGGGTAGATCAAATCTATGAGTCGCTGCCAGAACCAAAACAGGCGGCGGTGAAGCAAATTTTTCTGCGTCTAGTGAGCATTGAAAATACTCAGGAAGTGGGGACGATCGCCAAAGCGGTCAGTCGTCGGGCCTATCGATCGGAATTTACGGGTGAGTTAGTCAACAGTACGCTGGATGAGTTGATCAATCAGAATTTGCTGGTCAGTAATGATGCCGATCGCCTGCAGCCGACGGTAGAAGTTGCCCATGAAGCGCTGCTGGACTCCTGGCAGTTGTTAAAGGACTGGATTGCGGATGCCCATCAGGTGATTGTAATTAAACACCGACTGGCCGAAGATGTGGCTCACTGGCAAGAGTTGCAACGTGCGGATGCGGCCCGTGCAGATGAAGAGTTATGGAGTGGGTCGAAGCTGGAACAGGCTCTGGAACTGCGTCGGGAGAAAATCTTTGATGGGGCGCTGGGTGGCTTGAGTGCAGAGGAAAACCACTTTATTGATGCCAGCGTGGGACGACGCGATCGCCAGCGGCGCAAAACTCTGTTGATCTTCATCAGCTTTTCTGCGGTAGCCCTGGGATTGGCAGTCGCAGCGGGCTGGCAATCCTGGCGGGCGGAAACCCAACGGAGACAGGCGATCGTCGGTCATATTGATACCCTCAGTCTGTCCTCGGATTCCCTGTTTAAATCCAATCAAGAATTGGATGCCTTAATGGAATCGCTGAAGGCGGTAAAAAAGCTGGAAACGGCTTCCTGGGTAGATGATGCCACCCGTAATCAGGCTCAATTGGCGCTCCAACAGGCTGTTTACGGCATCCGGGAACGCAATCATTTAGAGGGCCATACGCAAGCCGTTTACAGTGTTGTCTTCAGTCCGGATGGTCAGATGCTGGCTTCAACCAGCGAGGATGGCACGATCCGTCTGTGGGATAAGGATGGCCGATCGCTGCACGTCCTCAAAGGCAATGGGGATCCGGTTTATGCTGTGGCCTTCAGTCCGGATGGTAAAACGATCGCCTCAGCTGGAGCCGATAAAGCTATTACTCTCTGGAGCCGGGATGGACAAAAACTGAAAACGTTGCAGGGACACACCAGACCAATCTGGAGCGTTAAATTTAGTCCGGATGGCCGGATGATTGCCTCGGCCAGTGACGACAAAACGATCCGACTCTGGCGAGCTGATGGTCATCCAATTCGCCGCTTGCAGGGGCACACGGATGAGGTAAATACGGTCAATTTCAGTCCCGATGGGAAGATGCTGGTTTCAGGAGGAAGCGATCGTACCCTCCGCCTGTGGACGATCGAGGGTCGTCCGTTGCGAGTCTTGCAAGGTCACACCGATCGCATTTTAAGTGTGAACTTCAGTCCGGATGGGCAACAGATTGCTTCCGGGGGCGATGATAAAACCGTGCGCCTGTGGCAGACTGCCAGTGGTCAACTGCTGAAAACTCTCAAACGCCATAACGATTCGGTGAATAGCGTTCGCTTCAGTCCGGATGGTAAGCTGCTTGCCTCTGCTAGTTGGGATAACACCATTCAGTTATGGACACGGGATGGACGAGAACTGGCAACGTTTTTAGGCCATCGCAGCTATGTGAACAACATTAACTTCAGTCCCGATAGTAAGTTGATTGCCTCTGCCAGTGGCGATACCACCGTGAAACTGTGGGACATCACAGAAGGCCAGGAAGTAAAGACCCTGAGAGGCCATAACGACGATATTAAAAGTGTTAACTTCAGCCCCGATGGGCAGACGATTGCTTCTACCAGTGTGGATGAAACAATTCGCCTCTGGTCGTTCAATGGGCAGGAACCAACGGTGCTGAAGCAACATCTGGCATCGGTTAATGGCATTATTTTCAGCCCCGATGGCAAGCTGCTGGCTTCTGCCAGTGCAGATTACACCATCAAACTTTGGAGTCGGGATGGTCGCGAATTAAAAACTCTGGCCGGACATCGGGATTACATCAACAGCGTTAGTTTCAGTCCGGATGGAAAAAACTTAGTCTCCGGCAGTGCCGATCGCACCGTTAAACTGTGGAGCATCGATGGTCGAGAATTGAAAACCTTCACTGGACATAGCAGCTTTGTCAACAGTGTAGCGGTCAGCCCGGATGGCAAAACGATCGCCTCCGCCAGTGCCGATTACACCATTAAACTCTGGAGTGTGGATGGGCAGGAACTGAAAACCTTAAGGGGGCATACCAGCTACGTCAATGGGGTTACTTTCAGCCCGGATGGGAAATGGATCGCCTCTGCCAGTGCCGATGATATGGTCAAACTTTGGAGCGCTGATGGACAGGAAGTGCGGACTTTGCGAGGACACCGCAGCCCTGTCAACAGTGTGCGCTTCAGTCCGGATAGTCAAACTCTGGCCTCTGCCAGTGCCGATAACACCATCAAGCTCTGGAACCTGGAAGGGCAGGAACTAAAAACGTTGCAAGGTCACAAAGGCTCGGTCGTTACGTTAGCCTTCAGTCCGGATGGCAAAACGATCGCCTCTGGCAGTGAAGATAAAACCATCAAACTCTGGAAAACCGAAACCTTCTCCTTTCATACCCTGGTGGAACGGGGCTGTCGCTGGCTGCAACCTTATCTGAATACCAGTCCGAAGTTGCGAGATAGCGATCGTCAACTGTGTCGGGCAATCAACCCCTAA